The following proteins come from a genomic window of Sardina pilchardus chromosome 1, fSarPil1.1, whole genome shotgun sequence:
- the gprc5bb gene encoding G protein-coupled receptor, class C, group 5, member Bb, protein MALSPALLFLLSAISCGSSEDSDSDPDSHPPPPRGCGSSVEAPYQVLCDLESVWGVVLEAVACGGALTALVLALVLLTRLRYVPEPERRSGVAPLLLLLAGTAGLFGLSFAFLVGRGEGLCVVRRALWGPLFALCFSCLLAQALRLRRLAAGRRSPSGGSLAGLAAALSLVQGVIAGEWLLLTVVREGHAACDYLPVDFTLACSYALGLLLMAAGLSLGVVLCGGGRSETLRRRWRCNGVWLFLSCLASLILWAAWLGFYLYNDLVATSALHHGRPDWDEPALAVALVTEGWALLLFHAIPEAHLCLRQEPQFSMASPEFYDTTNQSSSQLQDQGYEEDEGPPAQRPPFADNQAFTIEEHSAALRSGAYHNGLAGPRQGLPFRSHVYQPTEMALLMNSGTMPTAPPNFTGRQLW, encoded by the exons ATGGCCCTCAGCcctgccctcctcttcctcctgtccgCGATCAGCTGTGGCTCGAGCGAGGACTCCGACTCCGACCCCGACTCCCACCCTCCGCCCCCGCGGGGCTGCGGCTCGTCGGTGGAGGCCCCGTACCAGGTGCTGTGCGACCTGGAGTCGGTGTGGGGCGTGGTGCTGGAGGCGGTGGCGTGTGGCGGGGCGCTGACGGCGCTGGTGCTGGCGCTGGTGCTGCTGACGCGGCTGCGCTACGTGCCCGAGCCCGAGCGCCGCAGCGGCGTGGCccccctcctgctgctgctggccggcACCGCGGGCCTCTTCGGCCTCTCCTTCGCCTTCCTGGTGGGGCGCGGCGAGGGCCTGTGCGTGGTGCGGCGCGCCCTCTGGGGGCCGCTCTTCGCCCTGTGCTTCTCCTGCCTGCTGGCGCAGGCGCTGCGGCTGAGGAGGCTGGCGGCGGGGCGGCGCAGCCCGTCGGGGGGGTCGCTGGCCGGCCTGGCGGCGGCGCTGAGCCTGGTGCAGGGCGTGATCGCCGGCGAGTGGCTGCTGCTGACGGTGGTGCGCGAGGGCCACGCCGCCTGCGACTACCTGCCCGTCGACTTCACGCTGGCCTGCAGCTACgcgctggggctgctgctgatggCCGCCGGCCTGTCCCTGGGCGTGGTGCTGTGTGGAGGCGGCCGCTCGGAGACGCTGCGGCGCAGGTGGAGGTGCAACGGCGTCTGGCTCTTCCTGTCCTGCCTGGCCTCGCTCATCCTCTGGGCGGCCTGGCTCGGCTTCTATCTCTACAACGACCTGGTGGCCACGTCGGCGCTGCACCACGGGCGACCCGACTGGGACGAGCCCGCGCTGGCCGTCGCCCTGGTGACGGAAGGGTGGGCGCTGCTGCTGTTCCACGCCATCCCAGAGGCTCACCTGTGTCTGCGGCAGGAGCCTCAGTTCAGCATGGCGTCGCCGGAATTCTACGACACGACCAACCAGTCGTCCTCCCAGCTGCAGGACCAAGGctacgaggaggacgagggacCCCCAGCACAAAGACCTCCATTTGCAGACAACCAGGCCTTCACCATAGAGGAACACAGTGCAG CTCTTCGGTCCGGTGCATACCATAATGGCCTGGCAGGGCCTCGCCAGGGCCTGCCGTTCCGCAGTCATGTGTACCAGCCCACAGAAATGGCATTACTGATGAACAGTGGAACA